A single region of the Syntrophotaleaceae bacterium genome encodes:
- a CDS encoding Crp/Fnr family transcriptional regulator: MDKRSAIKKCPLFAGATESDLDALVRICRRGEYPKGTILFSEGDAARGFYVPMSGKVKIYKLSPEGKERVLRIAHPGRTFAEAAIFDLGIFPANAETLENCVLLFFPKQEFLDLLRSNVQLAIDMIGGISRILRELMDQMEALTFKDVPARLARYLLDQASGGRQVVLPVSKTQLAANLGTVSETLSRTFRKMTEDDLLRVNSRVIELLDIERLEEIAERYKE; this comes from the coding sequence TTGGATAAACGATCCGCCATCAAAAAATGCCCGCTTTTCGCCGGTGCCACTGAAAGCGATCTGGATGCCCTGGTACGGATCTGCAGGCGGGGGGAATATCCCAAGGGAACCATTCTCTTTTCCGAAGGGGACGCAGCCCGCGGATTTTACGTACCGATGAGCGGGAAGGTGAAGATCTACAAACTCTCCCCCGAAGGAAAAGAGCGGGTCTTGCGCATCGCCCACCCCGGACGGACTTTTGCCGAAGCGGCCATATTCGATCTCGGCATTTTCCCTGCCAACGCCGAAACCCTCGAAAATTGTGTCCTGCTCTTTTTCCCCAAGCAGGAATTTTTGGATCTGCTCCGCAGCAACGTCCAACTGGCGATCGACATGATCGGCGGCATCAGCCGCATTCTGCGGGAACTGATGGACCAGATGGAGGCCCTGACCTTCAAGGATGTGCCCGCCCGGCTGGCTCGCTACCTGCTCGACCAGGCCAGCGGCGGCAGGCAGGTGGTGTTACCGGTCTCCAAGACCCAGCTTGCGGCCAATCTGGGAACCGTCAGCGAAACCCTGTCGCGCACGTTCCGCAAAATGACCGAAGACGATCTACTGCGGGTCAACTCCCGCGTCATCGAGCTGCTCGATATCGAGCGGTTGGAGGAGATCGCCGAGAGGTACAAGGAATGA
- a CDS encoding CcdB family protein: protein MAQFDVYRLKSEGIEFVLDLQDEMLENLSTRVVAPLALPEMVGLPMRTLNPRIPVGGVDYILLTHLLAAIPVAALANPVGSASSQRDVIIAALDLMFTGI from the coding sequence ATGGCCCAGTTCGATGTTTACCGGTTGAAAAGCGAGGGCATCGAGTTTGTGCTGGACCTCCAGGACGAGATGCTGGAGAACCTTTCGACTCGGGTCGTGGCCCCGCTGGCCTTGCCCGAAATGGTTGGCCTGCCTATGAGGACCCTCAATCCCCGCATCCCCGTAGGCGGTGTCGATTATATCCTGCTCACTCATCTGCTCGCTGCCATCCCTGTTGCGGCTTTGGCCAATCCGGTCGGCTCAGCCTCTTCGCAGCGCGATGTCATTATTGCCGCTTTGGATCTTATGTTTACCGGAATATAG
- a CDS encoding HD domain-containing protein translates to MLDARMIDDLKAWFTGYVTSFTSNNDELQRNLDLKKDHTERVCVEIMELGRQLGLSAEQLRLAEITALFHDVGRFEQYTRYGTFADSRSVDHAQLGVQILRDKMVLAGLEEGTRDLVLHAIARHNRAALPVEADAICLFFTRLLRDADKLDIWRVVTDYYRQENPTPNAALEMGLPDSPAISEPVAAALLAGRIVDLRQVQNLNDLKLLQVGWVYDLNFPPSFRRLQDKGYLDILRASLPETEIVAKIFAALKTMQPDFRHGEGLQFWINT, encoded by the coding sequence ATGCTCGACGCTCGAATGATCGATGACCTGAAAGCGTGGTTTACTGGCTACGTCACTTCGTTCACTTCAAACAACGATGAGCTGCAAAGAAATCTCGATCTCAAGAAAGACCATACCGAGCGGGTTTGCGTGGAAATCATGGAACTGGGACGACAGTTGGGTTTGAGCGCCGAGCAGTTGCGGTTAGCGGAAATCACGGCCCTTTTTCACGACGTCGGCCGTTTTGAACAGTACACCCGGTACGGTACCTTTGCCGATTCCCGTTCTGTAGACCATGCGCAACTCGGGGTTCAAATCCTGCGGGATAAAATGGTTCTGGCCGGACTGGAAGAGGGCACGCGCGATCTTGTGCTGCATGCGATCGCCCGGCACAACCGCGCTGCACTTCCGGTCGAAGCAGATGCCATCTGCCTGTTTTTCACGCGCCTGCTTCGGGACGCCGACAAGCTGGATATCTGGCGGGTGGTCACAGATTATTACCGGCAAGAAAACCCCACGCCCAACGCGGCCCTGGAAATGGGTCTGCCGGATTCGCCCGCAATCTCGGAGCCCGTGGCGGCAGCCCTGCTCGCAGGCCGTATCGTCGATCTCAGGCAGGTGCAAAACCTCAACGACCTCAAGTTGCTGCAGGTCGGGTGGGTGTACGATCTGAATTTTCCTCCCTCTTTCCGGCGTCTGCAGGACAAGGGATATCTTGACATCCTTCGGGCCTCCCTGCCCGAAACGGAAATCGTAGCCAAAATCTTTGCTGCCCTGAAGACCATGCAACCCGATTTCCGACATGGCGAAGGGTTACAGTTCTGGATAAATACTTGA
- a CDS encoding type II toxin-antitoxin system CcdA family antitoxin, protein MGNTARKQPANLSIRADLLQKAKTRKINLSQTLENSLEKILQEQDRQAWVEENRDAMEAANRFVAEHGLWSDGLRRF, encoded by the coding sequence ATGGGAAATACCGCACGCAAGCAGCCTGCGAATCTGAGCATTCGGGCTGATCTTTTGCAGAAGGCCAAAACCAGAAAGATCAATTTGTCGCAGACACTCGAAAATAGCCTTGAAAAGATTCTGCAGGAGCAGGACCGGCAGGCCTGGGTGGAAGAGAACCGCGATGCTATGGAGGCCGCCAATCGTTTCGTGGCCGAACATGGTCTGTGGAGCGACGGTCTGAGGCGATTCTGA
- a CDS encoding hemerythrin domain-containing protein — protein MAEKLFDVIKKDHQEVKGIFEKILQTKKSDQREKLLDQLKSEIIPHMTAEEKILYRDLKDECSECKEDVLEAYEEHHAARLILDELMDLSADDETFHAKASVLQEMVSHHIKEEESTIFKDIKKHMKSDQVEEILQKFEKEKEKAKGKAH, from the coding sequence ATGGCCGAAAAACTTTTCGATGTCATTAAAAAAGATCATCAGGAAGTCAAAGGCATTTTTGAGAAAATACTCCAGACCAAAAAGTCGGATCAACGTGAAAAACTTCTCGATCAGTTGAAGAGCGAGATCATACCCCATATGACCGCCGAGGAAAAAATCCTCTACCGGGATCTGAAGGATGAGTGCAGCGAATGCAAAGAGGACGTGCTGGAAGCCTACGAAGAGCACCATGCGGCTCGTCTTATCCTGGATGAATTAATGGATTTATCTGCGGATGATGAGACGTTCCATGCCAAGGCGAGTGTTCTTCAGGAGATGGTGTCGCATCACATCAAAGAGGAAGAGAGCACAATTTTCAAGGATATTAAAAAACACATGAAATCGGACCAGGTCGAAGAGATTCTGCAGAAATTCGAGAAAGAAAAAGAGAAAGCCAAGGGAAAGGCCCATTAA
- a CDS encoding RNA-binding protein, producing the protein MSKDLYVKNLSLQATEEDLRKLFSLMGKVTYVHLVKDAKSGQFVGAGYVKMSTEAEARRARIDLDGTRLIDRVIVVTEARDRNAPEKKGADRADHPRKRRSRR; encoded by the coding sequence ATGAGTAAGGATCTGTATGTGAAAAACCTCTCCCTTCAGGCCACTGAAGAGGATTTGCGCAAACTTTTTTCCCTGATGGGCAAAGTGACGTATGTCCATCTGGTCAAGGATGCCAAAAGTGGACAGTTTGTCGGGGCCGGGTACGTAAAGATGTCCACCGAGGCGGAAGCCAGGAGGGCGCGCATCGACCTGGATGGAACCCGTCTGATCGACCGGGTTATCGTAGTGACGGAAGCCCGAGACCGCAATGCCCCCGAAAAGAAAGGTGCTGACCGGGCCGACCACCCTCGCAAAAGACGTTCAAGGCGATAG
- a CDS encoding type II toxin-antitoxin system VapC family toxin, with translation MVMLDTNICIYLIKQKPPEVLKRFLEYQVGDIAISSITLAELRYGVAKSHYREKNAKALDEFIIPLEILPFDEEATRAYGEIRAALEKAGTPIGSMDLLIAAHAASLDATLVTNNTKEFIRVPGLRVEDWTS, from the coding sequence ATGGTGATGCTCGACACCAACATCTGCATCTACCTCATCAAGCAAAAGCCGCCGGAAGTGCTCAAGCGGTTCCTGGAATACCAGGTCGGCGACATCGCCATCTCCTCCATCACCCTGGCCGAGTTGCGTTACGGCGTTGCCAAAAGCCACTACCGGGAAAAGAATGCCAAGGCACTTGATGAGTTCATCATTCCCCTGGAGATCCTTCCCTTCGACGAAGAGGCGACCCGGGCCTATGGCGAGATCCGGGCCGCCCTGGAGAAGGCGGGAACCCCCATCGGCTCCATGGATCTGTTGATCGCAGCCCACGCAGCTTCTCTGGATGCGACCCTGGTGACGAACAACACCAAAGAGTTCATCCGTGTGCCGGGTCTCAGGGTCGAGGATTGGACTTCTTGA
- the vapB gene encoding type II toxin-antitoxin system VapB family antitoxin, giving the protein MKTAKIFQNGQSQAVRLPKEFRFDDKEVYIKRSGHMVCLIPKAESWDVLFDSLKKFSKDFMAARVQPEQDKRENF; this is encoded by the coding sequence ATGAAGACAGCGAAAATATTTCAGAACGGCCAAAGTCAGGCGGTCCGGTTGCCCAAGGAGTTCCGATTTGATGACAAAGAGGTCTATATCAAAAGGAGCGGGCACATGGTCTGCCTCATTCCCAAGGCGGAATCCTGGGATGTCCTCTTTGACAGCCTGAAAAAGTTTTCCAAGGATTTCATGGCCGCGCGTGTTCAACCCGAGCAGGACAAGCGGGAGAACTTCTGA
- a CDS encoding YaeQ family protein has protein sequence MALTATIFKANLQISDLDRSYYGEHQLTLARHPSETDERMMVRLLAFALHADEELSFTKGLCVDDEPDLWQKSLSGEIELWIDVGLPDERRMRKACSRAARVCLYAYGGRAAEQWWQRNVDKLQRFANLRVVEVPEEQSRVLAAFAQRNMQLQCTIQDGEVWVNCGEQTLVCPLLIRKPGIRQAR, from the coding sequence ATGGCCCTGACTGCCACCATCTTTAAGGCAAACCTGCAGATTTCCGACCTCGATCGCTCGTATTATGGCGAACATCAACTGACGCTTGCGCGCCATCCCTCCGAGACCGACGAGCGGATGATGGTCCGATTGCTCGCCTTTGCCCTGCATGCCGACGAGGAGCTGAGTTTCACCAAGGGATTGTGTGTCGACGACGAGCCGGATCTCTGGCAGAAGAGTTTGTCCGGTGAGATCGAACTCTGGATCGATGTCGGCCTGCCCGACGAGCGGCGGATGCGCAAGGCCTGCAGTCGTGCCGCCCGGGTCTGTCTCTACGCTTACGGCGGTCGTGCCGCCGAGCAGTGGTGGCAGCGGAACGTTGACAAGCTGCAGCGCTTCGCCAACCTGCGGGTGGTCGAGGTTCCCGAAGAGCAGAGCAGGGTGCTGGCGGCTTTTGCACAGCGCAACATGCAGCTGCAGTGCACGATTCAGGATGGCGAGGTCTGGGTAAATTGCGGCGAGCAGACCCTCGTCTGCCCGCTGCTGATTCGGAAGCCGGGGATAAGGCAGGCGAGATAG
- a CDS encoding type II toxin-antitoxin system death-on-curing family toxin, with product MYEMAAAYQFHLVKNHPFLDGNKRVGAVSAFIFLALNGYDFDAPEDEFADMVVGVSRGELDKGEVAGFIRRWA from the coding sequence ATGTATGAAATGGCCGCCGCCTACCAGTTTCACCTGGTGAAAAATCACCCCTTTCTTGATGGCAACAAGCGGGTTGGCGCAGTTTCCGCTTTTATCTTCCTTGCTTTAAACGGTTATGATTTCGACGCTCCGGAGGACGAGTTTGCCGACATGGTGGTAGGTGTCTCCCGGGGCGAGTTGGACAAGGGCGAAGTGGCCGGGTTCATCCGACGCTGGGCCTAA
- a CDS encoding translation initiation factor Sui1, whose protein sequence is MALKKNTGGLVYSSEHGRMCPGCSRPVKECACVKNQQQPPADGVVRVSRQTKGRKGKGVTLITGVPLDEAGLKALATRLKQRCGSGGTVKDGIIEIQGDHCDLLVEELKKQGWTVKRAGG, encoded by the coding sequence ATGGCACTGAAAAAGAACACCGGAGGGCTGGTTTATTCCAGCGAGCACGGGAGGATGTGTCCTGGCTGCAGCCGGCCGGTCAAGGAGTGCGCCTGCGTCAAGAATCAGCAGCAGCCGCCCGCGGACGGGGTGGTGCGGGTGTCCCGTCAAACCAAGGGGCGCAAGGGAAAGGGCGTAACCCTGATCACCGGCGTTCCTCTCGACGAAGCGGGCCTCAAGGCCCTGGCCACCCGTCTCAAGCAGCGGTGCGGCTCCGGCGGCACGGTCAAGGACGGGATCATCGAGATCCAGGGGGACCACTGCGATCTGCTGGTGGAGGAGCTCAAGAAGCAGGGTTGGACGGTCAAGCGGGCCGGGGGATGA